A region from the Xenopus laevis strain J_2021 chromosome 4S, Xenopus_laevis_v10.1, whole genome shotgun sequence genome encodes:
- the LOC108715023 gene encoding galectin-2, translating to MSEKFELLNLELKRGESLKIKGTLAGDAKNFSFNLGRSETDVGLHFNPRLHEKTIVCNSKRSNNWESEQRSGHMCFTPGTEAKISIKFNGDNFEVKLPDGHDITFPNRHGYDKLTYLSVKGDFKVKSFKYE from the exons ATGTCG GAGAAATTTGAGCTTCTAAACCTGGAACTGAAGCGTGGAGAGTCTTTGAAGATTAAGGGAACACTCGCAGGCGATGCTAAGAA CTTCTCCTTCAACTTAGGCCGCAGCGAAACAGATGTTGGGTTACATTTCAACCCTCGCCTACATGAGAAAACAATTGTGTGCAACTCCAAACGCAGCAACAACTGGGAGTCAGAACAGAGGTCAGGGCACATGTGCTTCACACCTGGAACAGAGGCCAAG atatccatcaagttcaatggAGATAATTTTGAAGTAAAGCTTCCCGACGGACATGATATCACCTTCCCAAACCGCCACGGCTATGACAAACTGACTTATCTCTCTGTGAAAGGCGACTTCAAAgtcaaatcatttaaatatgagtAA